The Trichosurus vulpecula isolate mTriVul1 chromosome 9, mTriVul1.pri, whole genome shotgun sequence region ctcctcctccctctggtcccccctccccccacctcctcctcccgcCCCGGGGTGAGCGCGAgccgcctccctccctccctccctccgccaTGGATCCAGGCAACTGGAGCAGCTTCATCTTCCAGGTaacaacccccctccccccacccccccacgccttctcctccccccccaccccatctccctccctacacccccctccctcccttccgtTCCACCCCCCCCTCCGCGCGCCCGGTGCGCGCGCAGctgcccccctcctctccctccctccctccccgagGCGCAGAGAGGGAGCGCGCGCGGCgggggcagaggcagaggcttCTCCCTCgcgctcccccctccccccacccaccccggGGATTCCAACCGCCGCAGCGTACCGGGCGCCCAGCCCGCCGCCTCGCGCCGCTTCCCGCGTCGTCTCGCCCTCCATTCCCGCTCCCTTCCCGGGTCCTGCCCCTCGGCCCCGCCCCCCCCTCGGCTCCTGCACCAGCTCCCGCTCCCCACCTGAGGGGACTTTTTCCCCCTCCCGCCTAGGGGGCGTTGCCTCTCTCCGCCTCAGCCTTCCGAGCGGGTGGGGTGGCAGTTGGTCCTCTCGCCTTCTGGGAGGGGATGTGGATGTGACTGTCCCCCAGCCCCCACTGCCCGGCGCGCTCCCTCAACAATGAGGGGAGGCGGCCTCCCCAGGTCAAAAACGATTGTTCTCTTGCAGTGAGGAGAGTGGTGTGCCACTGAGGGGGGTCGGGGGGCTGACCCCACAACCCCGGGCTTCTCGCCGCCACCACCCGGCTCTCGCTGGCTTGCCTGTCCCCTCTTCCGGAGCATATTGCCCTTCTGGCCACTTTTGAGGCCATTTATGGGGCCATCTCCCCCCAAGGGGCTCTGACCTTTCCCCCCAATTAAGGGGACGGGCACTTTCATGAGGAttactctctttttttcagttttattgtttATATGACACTTTTAATCCAGGGAGCTCCAGAACCTGTTTTAAGGGGTCGTTACCCCAAgtactctttccctctcttcctcacacCCCACTGGCTGGAGGCCATGTTTCCTGTTTTCCCTTGCACCCTCCTGGCCCCCCCATTCCCTGTATTGGGATTGGATTCCAGGGGGGTTGGCAATCTAATGAACTCTTTTCCCCCACCTCAGGGTCACGCCCAGAATCCCCTGCAGGTCGGGGCTGAGCTTCAGTCCCGGTTCTTTGCATCCCAGGGCTGCAACCAGAGTCCATTCCAGGTGAGTACTCTGAGTACCATGTGGAGGTTGGGGGATGAGGGGGTACACAGGATAGTGGGTTCTGGGAAGTCATCAAGGAGCGGGACACCCATGTCCCACACGTTCTTTCCCTCTCAGGCTGCCCCAGCCCCCCCACCGACTCCTCAGGCCCCATCCGCCGAGCCCCTCCAGGTTGACCTCCTCCCCGTCCTCGCCGCAGCCCAGGAATCTGCTGCTGCTGTGGCGGCGGCAGCCGCGGCGGCGGCCGCAGCCGCTGCCGCCCCCCCAGCCACTGCCACAGCTTCCACGGTGGACACGGCGGCCCTGAAACAGCCCCCCGcgccacctccgccaccccctcCGACCTCCGCGCCAGCTCCCGAAGCTGCCCCTCCAGCTACAAtcgctgctgctactgccacggCTGCTGCTGCCCCGACCTCCACGGCCGTCGTAGCTCCTGTGGCTACTGCTCTGGAGAAGAAGTCAAAGAGCAAAGGGCCGTATATCTGTGCCCTCTGTGCCAAGGAGTTTAAGAACGGCTATAACCTTCGACGGCATGAAGCCATCCATACGGGTGCCAAGGCCGGGCGGGCCGGCCCCGGTGCTATGAGGATGCCCACCATGGTGCCCCTCAGCCTCCTAAGTGTGCCAGCGACACTGGGCGGAGCTGGCGGGGGTGGGGGCGAAGGGGGCGCCGGGGGTGGAGGGGCCGGAGTTGGAGGCGGCGGAGTGGTCACCACCACGGCCTCCGGGAAGCGGATCCGGAAGAACCACGCGTGTGAGATGTGCGGAAAGGCCTTCCGTGACGTGTACCACCTGAACCGGCACAAGCTGTCACACTCTGACGAGAAGCCGTACCAGTGCCCCGTGTGTCAGCAGCGCTTCAAGCGCAAGGACCGCATGAGCTACCATGTGCGCTCACATGACGGCGCTGTGCACAAGCCCTACAACTGCTCCCACTGTGGCAAGAGCTTTTCCCGGTGTGCACAGGGATGGGCCACCCACGAGGGGGGAGGGACAGGTGCCCATCAGGCAAAGAAGGCGTCCACGGATGGGGGAGGAGACGAGGGAGCTTCAACGTAGTGAGGGCGAAAGGGACCTCGAGaacaggaaaaagggaagaagccCTGCATGGGGGAGGGACTTCCTGGGTAAATACCATTGCTGGACTTTCTGATGGGAAGACACAGTCCTGAGTAGGGGAAGTGGGATCACCCCCACTTTTAAGGCCAACTGCCTAACCCCTTCCCGTACACATTCCCAGGCCAGACCACCTCAACAGCCACGTCAGACAGGTGCACTCAACAGAACGGCCCTTCAAATGTGCGGTATGGAGACCTCGATGTActgctatttttttcattgtttaaacCCCTTTATATCTATCCAGACTCAACTTCTCAGACCTCATTCTCAGAATTCTTATTTCTATTAGGCCTTTAATTCAATTCTTATTCCTCTTAAAGgtttaattttttcattcctaTTTGCCTATGGCTCTAAGATCCCATACTCCACATTTCTGGGGCTTTGACTTCATTCTGCCCCCCCATCCCCAGTACTCAAACCCTCTCTTGAATTGCTCTTAACCTCTCCTCTGACTTCTCTACCCCAGACATGTGAAGCAGCATTTGCTACCAAGGACCGACTTCGAGCACATACGGTGCGGCATGAAGAGAAGGTGCCATGCCATGTATGTGGCAAGATGCTGAGCGCAGCCTACATCTCTGACCACATGAAGGTGCACAGCCAGGGGCCTCACCACGTCTGCGAGCTCTGCAACAAAGGTAGGGAGTTGAAGGGGCTGGAAGCAAAAGGTTCACGCTACTGTTGAATTCCATAATAAAGCTATAGATCAGCAAGGCTCTAACAGCAGAGGGGAACAGTTTCCTGATGTATGGTTCAAAGGATCAGTTAGTTTCCCCTTGGAAAAATAGAGTGCAGCTACATTTGGAGAGAGACACAGTAGCTTACTAAAAGACTGAAGTTAGTAGAACCACGTTTATACTATCAGAGAGAATACACAGCTTATCACTAAGAAATTGTGCTCCCATTTTCTAAATCTTAGTGAGGAAAAGATAGGTGGGATGCAGTTACCTCTGGAGAAAAAGCAGCCAGGTAGAACAAATTTCATGGGAAATTGGGAACTGGTTTCCCTCGGTGTTAAGAAACAAAGGATACTACTGCTTCTGCAAAGGGATACACTGAGAACAAGTTAACTGGATATAATGGGTCAAATGCAACAAATAGTGTTTGTGGAAGGACACGTCAGGCAGAGAATACTAAACCCACTGGGTGACAATAACTGTAACTGCAATGGTGGGGGATGGAAGAGCAAAGACCTGCATCTTTAATAATGCAGGCAGCTCTGGGGAGGAATGTTTGTTGAGCAGAACAAGCTTCCTTTAAATGGAGTAAGTTTCCTCAGTAATTGGGAACTAAAATTGGGGGGGTTGGGGGACACAGCCGTCTCTGGGGAAGGATACATTCACTTAGAAAATATGCCCTGAGCAGCTAGGAATCCTGTCTCCTGCCATCTCTGGAGAGGGCTTTGCCAGTTGGGAAGAATAAGCTCTATGGGTCCTGGGGAGAGAGATCACAGCTATCTCTGGGTAGGAATATCTGCTGAGTAGACACAGTTCTAAGTTTGGGGAGTGAAAAGAGAATACCACCTCTGGGCAGAAGGGCAGATCACCACCTGAATAGAAAGACATTCCCCAGGTTGTTGGGCATAGCCGAGTTCCCGACCTAGGAGAACATCCCCGTCTCCGGGGTCTCCGCTTAGCTGACCCCTGTCCCTGTCCCCATCCCGGTCACCCCGTAGGCTTCACCACGGCGGCATACCTGCGCGTCCATGCGGTGAAGGACCACGGGCTCCAGGCCCCCCGGCCCGACCGGCTCCTGTGCAAGCTCTGCAGCGTGCACTGCAAGACCCCTACCCAGCTGGCTGGCCACATGCAGACCCATCTCGGGGGGGGCGCACCCCCTGTCCCCGGAGACGCCCCCCAGCCACAGCCGCCACCGCCGCAGCCCACCTGCTGAGGGGAATCCCTGCACCCACCAGGCAAGGCGAGGCGCACGGCTGGTGGGgcatgggggtgaggggtggaagGGGATCAGAGGACCCTAGGGGTAGGATGAGGGTGCTTAGGAAGGCCCAGAGGGGCAGGTTAGGGTCAGTAGGGAATATAGGTTAGGGAGGAACTTGGGGTAGGGAGGGCCTTTGAGGAGAACTTTTGAAGTATCTCCAAGGGAAAGAAGACAGGCTGGAAAGAGAAATCCCCAACCTTTGGAGAGCAGGAAATGTGCAACGGCTGTGTCCCAGGGGAGGGAACGGTAGAAGAAACAGCTTCCCAGGCAGAGAGGGGAAGCAGCTACAAGGGAGAAAGATCTTGCCACAGGTTCCACACTGataactctttctttctcttttctccttctcttcccctccctactTGCTGCAGGTACAGGTGAGGTCTGTCCTATGGCGGCAGCAGCAtcagcggcggcagcggcggcggcggcagcagcagcagttgcaGCAGCTACCCCCACAGCTGTGGGCTCCCTTTCTGGGGCAGAGGGTGTCCCTGTGAGCTCTCAGCCACTTCCCTCACAGCCCTGGTGAGCCCTAAGGTGGGGGTTGGGGTATAGAGGAAAGGCCTCagtcccctctctcctctcccacccccttcccaccaACTCTTTCTTCCCCCACCAACCAAGGAGCCAccagaaggaaggagtgaagaaaTGTTTTCTTAGGGGAATTCACTagattttaaacatttgtttctcttctctctcctcttcctataTGAACCCCATTGTTCCTCTGGTGATTTGGGGGCCCCCTAGACTGATATCAGGGGTAGCAGAGGACAAACCAGCTGTCTCATTGCCCTCTCTTCTCCATCGCCCTTCCCATGCTCTCCCAGGGATTCAAGAACCTTTTCCCTTAAAGGTCCttttccttcccacctttccaatcCCCTATTTGCCTACTGTCtgctgcccatccctggggagtTGGTGCTGTTTAAATGGGAGGGGCGGGGTAAGAGTGTGGAGGAAGATAGAAGGGAAATCAAAGATTCTGTCCTCggtgtggggagaagagagatttggaaagaaagaGGCTGAGATGAGGGGCAAACAAGAATGGACTTAGTGTCACAGGTGGAGGTTTGTTTGGGGTCCTTGGCCCTAATCTTATCCCTCTAGAATGTATCATAAAGAAGACTGGGCAAGTAAGGGGATAAAACATTTTGGGGAGAAGGCAGACTAAGAGGCGGgaccttgggggaggggagtagggtgagtAAAGGACAGAATGAGAGGATAAAGTTTTGGGGGTGCCAGAAAATAAAGGTGCTTCCCAGGGGGGGAATGCAGCGGCAGTatttcccccatcccctctcatctcaactgtagttctgtccttttttttatccctttttttcccctcctctccccaacaGAAATTGTGGCCCTAGCCATGACATCGTGTTCCTGTGTCCCCTGCATGTTCCCCACCCTTTACCCCCTCCCTTTGCGGACCCCATTAcaataaattttaaacaaaaacatACCTGATTCTGGCTATTTGTCTCTTACCCCACACCATCTTAGTCACACAGACACCTACACCTGCCAACCTAGGGTCATGACACAATAGCAGCCCCCGCTGTTCTCTGTCCCTTTTCCTCCCACCCATCCAGACAGCAGAGTCTATTTCTTTCCTTACTGTGGGCCCTCATCTCAGACTCCTCAGTGGAGGACACCAGTAGCTGCAGCCCAGATGCAGGGTGGAGCAGGGAGGATCCAGTGTCTGTGGCTAGCAAGGTCCAGGACTCCTAGGTCTCTGGGGAAATCCCTGCCCTGGAGAAGCTAATGGCTATTCAAGGCTTCTGCTAGACATTTCGCGGGCTATCTGCTCCCCCCAGCATCCCTGCCTAAGGGCATATCTTGGAACCCCACCGTCAAATACCTGCAAAGTCATGTCATCGATGCAAGCTGGAACAGTGGCAAGGCTGGGGAAAGTCTGAGATCCCCAGGACCGTGGGTGGGTGGGGCCAGCGAAGAAGGGAAGTTGCAGTTGGCCCCTACGAACACCCAGTTCCTGCCTTTACCTACCCTGAAGCTCACCAGCCTTCCCTGAGGTGCTCCTTCACCACCCTTTTACCTGCGCCGCATCTCCCGACCCCTTCCTCGTCACGTCCTTCTCACTCTCTCGGACCCTTCTCTCCCTACCCTTTCCGCCTATCCCTGGTCCACCTTTAGTGAGGGGAAGGTGGACCCTTCTCTTCTTGCGCTCCCCTGTgggtcccttccctctcccatcaCCCATACCCTGGTCCCGCAGCCTAGCCTGTCCCCCACTCTCCAGACACAGCCCTGggctcctctctccttccccccatgcCAGCCTCTCCCTTCTGGTCTCACACCCCGCACCGCGGCCCTTCAAgctgagggagggggaagggaagttcGGTGACCGTTGGGCTGGAGGGGGGCGCGAGGGCCTAGGGGGTCGCGGGATGAGGAGGGGTGGGGGCACGAGGCAACCTGCTGGTTGCCAGGGTAACTCGGGGCCCGGACGCGCGAGGCTCCCCCGGGTCCAGGATGGGAGGGGAGGCGATGGAGAGCTGGGGGGCGGGGGCGGCGCGCGCAAGGcggggtggaaggaaggaggggggaaccACTGGCTCTGTCGCTCGCTCTCTCGCTGCCTCGCTCGCTCGCTCCCCGGCTGCtgcagcggcagcggcggcgcCAGGAGCAGCCCCCAGGGCtctggggaaagaagaggaggtaaGCGAGGGTGTTGTGGGCATGGGCCCCGGGGCCCAGGGTGGGAGTGGAAGGTGCTCACTATGTGAATGGAGGGTGCCTGGACTAATGGAGCCCCCGCGCAAGAATGCGGGGTCCCTGcgggggggggcggagagaggTACCAGGGTTCTGGATGGAGACCTGAAGGGAAAGGGTGCATGCGAAACCAAGACGCTACGGTAATGTAGAGGCACTGGGATCAGGGAGAAGCAGCAGGGAGGGTGGCGCTCCCCGGGGAGAAGGGattggagagaaagaaggaagggattcCCCCTTCCCCAGGGGAGGGGGCTCCATACACACGCAGTAAGAAAACCACCAGTCTGagctgggggggaaggggaggggcgtgagggaagggaggaagaagggatggagagagtTACCAAACAAGGGAGATTGGAACCAGTTTGAGGGGGGAtggaggagagatgggagaggagatAGAAAGGAGGTGTCCATCTGCCTGGGAGTGGGTTCATCAGCGTGCCTGTGAGACGCTGCATTTGGTAAGCAAAGCGGTGACTACCTGCCTCCTGCCTGCCTAATGCTCGGGGTCTGGGTCTGCCTATGCGCGTCTGCATCCCTTTCCATGGCTGAGTTTCTCTGGATGACACAGGGGAGGGGGGCCCTGAAGAAGGTGGGTGTGGGTGGAGAGCTGAAGGAGGGCTAGCTTTCTGCTCCCGGTACCCAAAGGGttaacccaggtctctcctgcaCTATAAAGACAGCTTAGTGAAGGAGAATCTCACTTTCTAAGGCACCCCGTCACCTTCCTCACTTCGagctggaaggaagaaaagtctcAGCTCTTTCTATTACTTACCCAAAGCTGCCAGCCTGCCCTGGAGCCGGGAGGGAAAAGCAAAGACCTCTTGAGGTCCTTCCCTCTGAATCTGTGGACACGTAGCCATTACCGTGCCCCTTCAGAGTCAGAGGTGCCTCTATTCAGAGCCAGCTGAGGCTCCTGGGCTCCATGTTCTACACTTTCCCTTCCCCAGACCCAGCTGTGTCTCCTCTTATTCCAGGATATCCTGTTGctgctctctccccttcccccactatcctatccctcccctctcccatctcaAGATGGCATCCAGTGGCTCTGATGGGGCAGAGATGAAGGGGGATGAGGAGGGTACCTCAGCCCAGGGCGAGGGGACTGGAACTACTCCTGGAGCAGAGACCACCCTTCCCCAGGCTCCAGCTGGGGCCCAGGACATCAAAGAGACCCCCCAAAGGGGTTCAGATTCCACCAGACCCTCAGATGAAGGCCTAGAAGTGGGGACATCCCCTGAACAGACAATAAAAACTTCAGAGGCACCAGAAGGGATCCCAAACCCAGCCAAGAACATAGACTCCATAACAGACCCTGGAAGTTCACTGGCAGAACAGACCCCTGGAGCCGACTCACATCCTCAGCCAGAAACCTACAAAGAATCTGTCCCAGCCCCAGAAGGGAGCAAAGAGCCAGCCCCAGAAGGGAGCAAAGAGTCCGCCCCAGAAGGGAGCAAAGAGTCCGCCCAAGAAGGGAGCAAAGAGTCCGCCCCAGTTCTAGAAGTAAACAAAGAACCATCTCCAATCCCAAGCCCAGAAGCAGAACAGGAGACTAAGCAGGAACCAGTGTCTGACCTCAGGCCAGTCCCCCAGCCTACATCTCCTGTCCAAAAGGCAAAGCCTATCTCCACAGCCCCTGAGGACCTAACGGAGGACCTGATggagaaacaagagaatggggcAGCAGTGCCAGTGCAGGCTGGAGAGGGGGACAAGGGCACAATTCCTCAGCCCCACTCTCCTCCTCCACCCAAAGGCCCTCCAGCCAATGGGGCACCCCCAAAAGTGCTCCAGCAGCTGGTGGATGAGGAGAGAGGAGTTGGGGGGCATGGTGCAAAGCCTGGCTCCCCCAGAGGCAGCCTAAGCCGCCAGCCCAGCTCCCTGCTAGGGGGGCCAGGAGTTGAGGGGGGCGAAGAGATCCCAAAGCCACGTGACTACATCATCATCGCCATCCTGTCTTGCTTCTGCCCAATGTGGCCTGTCAACATTGTGGCTTTTGCTTATGCCATCATGGTGAGTCCTTGGGATTCCCCACCTTCCCTCTGCCCTAGCTCCCTTATACCCTGGCTCAAGTGCTCTCCATGTCTGTGACTGGGAAACCCCAGGGATGAGGGGGGTGGGAATTGGGGGGAGAGTGTTTCTTATTTCTGGGCTACCTTCTCATGGACCGAGAACCACATCTCCACCAGATTCTGGGCTTCTTCCTTTAGATTTCTGTCTACTTATTCCTCAACTTTGACTTTATCTCTCCCTGGCCCTTGTATCCCAGAAACTTCCTCCAAAACCCTCTACGTCCCAGGGAGGGCTAAAGGGATAAAAAGAGTTTTTGACCTTATATTGACGATCTGttatccttttctcctcctctctataCATTATGACTGACACTCTGGCTGAATAATGATGGTCGCCACCTTGTTGGGCCCTCACCATGATCCTCAATGCTGTTGGTAACCACTCCAGTCTCGGAACAGTCTACAGCAGGGTGATGTGGATGGAGCTCAGCGCCTGGGAAGGGTGGCCAAGCTGTTGAGTATCGTGGCATTGGTGGGTGGGGTCCTCATCATCATTGCCTCCTGTATCATCAACTTTGGATGTGAGTATGAACTTGGGTTGGTTGGGGAGTAGGGTTGTGTCTCAGGCTAAGGATGGGGAAAGGGTTGGGTGAGTGGTGGGTGTTTATGGTAGAGCCTGGAAGTTTCTAGCCAGAGAACTGAGTGGGTGGAGAGGGGTTGGTTTTCTTTGAAGGACTGTGGCTCTGTGGATACAGAGCTAGATTTAAGGAAAGGTGGAACTGGCTGTTAGTGGAGGTCTAGCATCACTAACCTCATGTacctgctctctctgtctctgtttctctctctctctctctctctctctctctctctctctctctctctccctccctccctcctctcccccatccccatccctttCTGTCCTCTGAACAGTATTTAAATGAGAGGCTCTACCTTGTGTCCCTACGACTTTTTCTTCTGAACTACCAGGGGTCCATCTCTTCCCTGGGGTGAGGCCTAATGATGGCCCCCACTACCAGCCCTTGATCCTGCAGAGACCCAGGGAGCTGGATCGGGGCCTTGTTTACggtatccctttcccctcctcttcctgccCTTTTTCTATCCTCTTTGCTCACCTGCcagtctttcctttccttctttccaccccTTTGCCCATCTTCTCTTGCTCCCTCCCgtttccctcttcctcattttcttcccatATGCTCAGCCTCCTTTTCTCCTTGTTCACGGCCTTCTCCcaacctctcttttcttctcatcaCGTCTTTCCCAGTCCCGAGCTGcccttttctctcatttccctttccatcgactgcctcaatttcttaccttgccccttcccctttcctgggCATACTACAAACTGAATAGACTGAAGTAGGGGCTGTGGTGGGTGACCTGACCCTGTTCCCCACCTCCAGCTGAACAGACTGATCTTTCTGAaagcctcccctcctccttccctcataGGAAGGGGTTGCCAGGGGCTCTGCCCAGCTCAAGTTGGGGAAGGGAGTGATGGTGGGACATCCTCCTGGGAATgatatgcaaaaacaaaaccccagcCTATCTCTGACTGTTCATTCTCTTCAAAGACAATTCCTGGGAGCAGACTAAGGGTCTGCCCTCCCAAATATCTCCCTGTGAATCAGAGTATGGGGAGAGAGCTGCATTGAGGGGcatgaggggaagggaggggggtgggcctTAAAGAGTTTCCTAATTTCATGGGGGGGGGAGGCCTGGGGTGCATTGCTGTTTGGTCTGTGATGCCTGTTCTACTCACATACCACGCATGAGGGAATGGAACTGGGGCGGGTAATTTCTAACCTGGGGGCGTGCTGGCCCAGTCGAGTCACCCGGGCGCTGTGCCCTAGTCTACATCCCCCTCCCCTGACTGCCAAAAGGAGAGGATTTTAACAGTTTATTTATATATTAGTTTATTTATAGGGGGAGAGTTGTGCCATTCACGtgctttgtaagaaaaaaaaagccaaaaaatcgGACCAAATGCCCAGAGGCTGAACTCGAAGCCTGGGCTTGCAAGGGGCGGGTCCTCGTAGATTTTTTTAAGGGGACAAAGGCGACTTTGCCTCACAAGGAGGAGCAagaggtttggggtggggagctACCCAGCCCAGCtggcagagaattttttttttcctttcttaaaaaaaaaagtgtgggggGGAACCCACagatctaaaaaacaaaacaaaaaaccaaaccacacacacacacacacacacaacagaaTTGTCTTACTGGTTACCCATTTTGTATGAAGGATGCTGCATGAATCTGAACACCAATAAACTGAGATTGTGCATGAGACGTTGCTCCCTCGGCTTCCTCTGTCCATCTGTCAGTCCGCTCCCGCCCAGAGCTCTTTCCTCCCCGCCCATTATCAGTCTCTAGGTGGTCCTAGGCACACCCTACTCCCAGAACTCAGACGGCTCTCCTGCagcgcccccctcccccaccagcctCAATTccctcgactgtaaaatgggtatggtGATACATGCGCTGCCTGCCCCCTAGAGTTGCAGTGAAGAAAGCGCTTTGCAAAGCCTAAAGCGATACATAGGTGTGTGATAACCGGTCGGTTCTCACTCTCCTCTCAAGACCCTTAAGATATCGAGCCTCTGTGAAAGCCGGGCGCGgaaggggggttggggggggagggtgggactGGATGGGGCGGCGGGGAGAAGGTGCAGTGAGAAAG contains the following coding sequences:
- the MAZ gene encoding myc-associated zinc finger protein isoform X4; this encodes MDPGNWSSFIFQGHAQNPLQVGAELQSRFFASQGCNQSPFQAAPAPPPTPQAPSAEPLQVDLLPVLAAAQESAAAVAAAAAAAAAAAAAPPATATASTVDTAALKQPPAPPPPPPPTSAPAPEAAPPATIAAATATAAAAPTSTAVVAPVATALEKKSKSKGPYICALCAKEFKNGYNLRRHEAIHTGAKAGRAGPGAMRMPTMVPLSLLSVPATLGGAGGGGGEGGAGGGGAGVGGGGVVTTTASGKRIRKNHACEMCGKAFRDVYHLNRHKLSHSDEKPYQCPVCQQRFKRKDRMSYHVRSHDGAVHKPYNCSHCGKSFSRPDHLNSHVRQVHSTERPFKCATCEAAFATKDRLRAHTVRHEEKVPCHVCGKMLSAAYISDHMKVHSQGPHHVCELCNKGTGEVCPMAAAASAAAAAAAAAAAVAAATPTAVGSLSGAEGVPVSSQPLPSQPW
- the MAZ gene encoding myc-associated zinc finger protein isoform X3, giving the protein MTLLIQGAPEPVLRGRYPKYSFPLFLTPHWLEAMFPVFPCTLLAPPFPVLGLDSRGVGNLMNSFPPPQGHAQNPLQVGAELQSRFFASQGCNQSPFQAAPAPPPTPQAPSAEPLQVDLLPVLAAAQESAAAVAAAAAAAAAAAAAPPATATASTVDTAALKQPPAPPPPPPPTSAPAPEAAPPATIAAATATAAAAPTSTAVVAPVATALEKKSKSKGPYICALCAKEFKNGYNLRRHEAIHTGAKAGRAGPGAMRMPTMVPLSLLSVPATLGGAGGGGGEGGAGGGGAGVGGGGVVTTTASGKRIRKNHACEMCGKAFRDVYHLNRHKLSHSDEKPYQCPVCQQRFKRKDRMSYHVRSHDGAVHKPYNCSHCGKSFSRPDHLNSHVRQVHSTERPFKCATCEAAFATKDRLRAHTVRHEEKVPCHVCGKMLSAAYISDHMKVHSQGPHHVCELCNKGTGEVCPMAAAASAAAAAAAAAAAVAAATPTAVGSLSGAEGVPVSSQPLPSQP
- the MAZ gene encoding myc-associated zinc finger protein isoform X2, yielding MTLLIQGAPEPVLRGRYPKYSFPLFLTPHWLEAMFPVFPCTLLAPPFPVLGLDSRGVGNLMNSFPPPQGHAQNPLQVGAELQSRFFASQGCNQSPFQAAPAPPPTPQAPSAEPLQVDLLPVLAAAQESAAAVAAAAAAAAAAAAAPPATATASTVDTAALKQPPAPPPPPPPTSAPAPEAAPPATIAAATATAAAAPTSTAVVAPVATALEKKSKSKGPYICALCAKEFKNGYNLRRHEAIHTGAKAGRAGPGAMRMPTMVPLSLLSVPATLGGAGGGGGEGGAGGGGAGVGGGGVVTTTASGKRIRKNHACEMCGKAFRDVYHLNRHKLSHSDEKPYQCPVCQQRFKRKDRMSYHVRSHDGAVHKPYNCSHCGKSFSRPDHLNSHVRQVHSTERPFKCATCEAAFATKDRLRAHTVRHEEKVPCHVCGKMLSAAYISDHMKVHSQGPHHVCELCNKGTGEVCPMAAAASAAAAAAAAAAAVAAATPTAVGSLSGAEGVPVSSQPLPSQPW
- the MAZ gene encoding myc-associated zinc finger protein isoform X1: MTLLIQGAPEPVLRGRYPKYSFPLFLTPHWLEAMFPVFPCTLLAPPFPVLGLDSRGVGNLMNSFPPPQGHAQNPLQVGAELQSRFFASQGCNQSPFQAAPAPPPTPQAPSAEPLQVDLLPVLAAAQESAAAVAAAAAAAAAAAAAPPATATASTVDTAALKQPPAPPPPPPPTSAPAPEAAPPATIAAATATAAAAPTSTAVVAPVATALEKKSKSKGPYICALCAKEFKNGYNLRRHEAIHTGAKAGRAGPGAMRMPTMVPLSLLSVPATLGGAGGGGGEGGAGGGGAGVGGGGVVTTTASGKRIRKNHACEMCGKAFRDVYHLNRHKLSHSDEKPYQCPVCQQRFKRKDRMSYHVRSHDGAVHKPYNCSHCGKSFSRPDHLNSHVRQVHSTERPFKCATCEAAFATKDRLRAHTVRHEEKVPCHVCGKMLSAAYISDHMKVHSQGPHHVCELCNKGFTTAAYLRVHAVKDHGLQAPRPDRLLCKLCSVHCKTPTQLAGHMQTHLGGGAPPVPGDAPQPQPPPPQPTC
- the PRRT2 gene encoding proline-rich transmembrane protein 2 — translated: MASSGSDGAEMKGDEEGTSAQGEGTGTTPGAETTLPQAPAGAQDIKETPQRGSDSTRPSDEGLEVGTSPEQTIKTSEAPEGIPNPAKNIDSITDPGSSLAEQTPGADSHPQPETYKESVPAPEGSKEPAPEGSKESAPEGSKESAQEGSKESAPVLEVNKEPSPIPSPEAEQETKQEPVSDLRPVPQPTSPVQKAKPISTAPEDLTEDLMEKQENGAAVPVQAGEGDKGTIPQPHSPPPPKGPPANGAPPKVLQQLVDEERGVGGHGAKPGSPRGSLSRQPSSLLGGPGVEGGEEIPKPRDYIIIAILSCFCPMWPVNIVAFAYAIMSRNSLQQGDVDGAQRLGRVAKLLSIVALVGGVLIIIASCIINFGLFK